A genome region from Arachis duranensis cultivar V14167 chromosome 6, aradu.V14167.gnm2.J7QH, whole genome shotgun sequence includes the following:
- the LOC107491942 gene encoding aspartyl protease family protein 2, whose amino-acid sequence MEEAKPNKAALLSFLAFFLSLSAAAAATSNFQTQTLTVNTLPHPPILSWPESESKSISDFDPAESEAESTAIFSLQLHHIDALSTNTTPHQLFNLRLQRDAARVHALTSIAAATNRTRAGTRSPRSVPGFSSSVISGLAQGSGEYFTRLGVGTPARYVYMVLDTGSDVVWLQCAPCRKCYQEADPVFDPSKSRTFAKIPCGAPLCRRLDSPGCNRNKVCQYQVSYGDGSFTFGDFSTETLTFRRRRVARVALGCGHDNEGLFVGAAGLLGLGRGRLSFPAQTGRRFNQKFSYCLVDRSASSKPSSIVFGDAAVSRTARFTPLLKNPKLDTFYYVELIGISVGGTAVRGVSASLFRIDATGNGGVIIDSGTSVTRLTRPAYIALRDAYRAGASHLKRAPEFSLFDTCYDLSGQTSVQVPKVVLHFRGADVSLPASNYMIPVDNSGSFCFAFAGTMSGLSIIGNIQQQGFRVVYDLAGSRVGFAERGCE is encoded by the coding sequence ATGGAAGAAGCAAAACCCAACAAGGCGGCCCTGCTCTCATTCCTGGCCTTCTTCCTCTCACTCTCCGCAGCAGCAGCAGCCACTTCTAACTTCCAAACACAAACACTAACCGTCAACACTCTCCCTCACCCACCCATCCTCTCATGGCCCGAGTCCGAATCCAAATCCATCTCCGATTTCGACCCAGCCGAATCCGAAGCGGAATCCACCGCCATCTTCTCCCTGCAACTCCACCACATAGACGCTCTTTCCACTAACACAACACCACACCAGCTCTTCAACCTAAGGCTCCAACGAGACGCCGCCAGGGTCCACGCCCTGACCTCCATTGCCGCAGCTACCAACCGGACCCGTGCCGGGACCCGTTCTCCCAGATCCGTTCCGGGTTTCAGCAGCTCAGTCATCTCTGGTCTAGCTCAAGGAAGTGGCGAGTACTTCACGCGCCTCGGTGTTGGAACCCCAGCCAGGTACGTGTACATGGTGCTTGACACCGGAAGCGACGTCGTTTGGCTTCAGTGCGCGCCATGCAGAAAATGCTACCAAGAAGCCGATCCAGTTTTCGACCCATCTAAATCCCGCACCTTCGCGAAAATCCCCTGTGGCGCCCCTCTCTGCCGCCGCCTTGACTCTCCGGGATGCAACCGGAACAAGGTCTGCCAGTATCAGGTCTCCTACGGCGACGGTTCCTTCACATTCGGTGATTTCTCCACCGAAACGCTCACATTTCGAAGGAGGAGGGTTGCGCGCGTGGCACTCGGGTGTGGTCACGACAACGAGGGTTTATTCGTCGGTGCCGCTGGCCTTTTGGGCCTGGGTCGTGGAAGGTTATCATTCCCAGCTCAAACCGGACGCCGGTTCAACCAGAAATTCTCTTACTGCCTCGTTGACCGATCCGCTTCTTCCAAACCATCTTCAATCGTTTTTGGTGACGCTGCCGTTTCTCGAACCGCTCGGTTCACTCCGCTTCTCAAAAACCCTAAGCTTGACACCTTCTACTACGTTGAGCTTATAGGCATCAGCGTCGGCGGCACTGCCGTTCGCGGAGTCTCCGCCTCGCTCTTTCGGATCGACGCCACAGGGAACGGTGGCGTTATAATCGATTCGGGTACTTCAGTAACCCGCTTGACCCGACCCGCTTACATCGCCCTGAGGGATGCTTACCGTGCCGGAGCCTCTCATCTGAAGCGTGCGCCGGAGTTTTCGCTCTTCGACACGTGTTACGATCTGTCGGGGCAGACTTCGGTGCAGGTTCCGAAGGTGGTGCTGCACTTCCGAGGTGCTGACGTGTCGCTGCCGGCTTCGAACTACATGATCCCGGTGGACAACAGTGGCAGCTTCTGCTTTGCGTTCGCCGGAACGATGAGCGGGTTGTCCATTATTGGCAACATTCAGCAACAAGGGTTTCGGGTCGTGTACGACCTTGCGGGGTCTCGGGTCGGGTTCGCGGAGCGAGGGTGCGAGTGA